The DNA sequence TTAAGCAATATGTGTTTATGTAATTGTTTTTTTATATAATTCTTACTGTTTGTATATTTTTTTTGAAGGAATTAAAATTTTACTATAAAAAATGCTTATTTGGTGTAAACTCAAAAAAACTTAAAAAATCATAAAGTTTTCATAAAGTTTTACAAAAGAATAAAAATGTTTTTGTTTTTATAAATAATGTTGTACTTTTACATCGCCTTGAATGAGGGAACAAGTCAAGGTAATAAATTTTTTTTCATCATTTGTGTTTTTAGAATCGTATCGCCTGATACGATTCTTTTTTATTGCTCATAATTCAACAGTAAATCAATGAAATAAGAATAGGTGATCGAGCCATCTTGTTGATTGCTTTGTAAAAAAAGATTGTTTGTAAAACCAAAAAAATCATCCAGCCATCCCTGGTGTCTGAGCATGAAGCTTTTTTCGTATAATCGATCTTTTTTCATCCCGATAGAATAGTTCCTTATTACGGATTTTACGAATGCTGGATCTTCTTCAACGATGAATCGTAAAAGGCTTTTTAACGTAAAATATTCAGTACTGTACCTGAGATCCAAATTCTCTGAATGAATACCCACTAAATAGCCAACAAAGTTAGCTTCCTGCTCTCTTGCAAAACCCAATTGGTGTGAGCTCTCATGAGCCAGTGTAAAAGGGGTAAATGACGAAGGTAATTTAGAGTTATACTGTGCTTCTGCAGTGAAAGGGTTGTAGTATCCTAGAATTCCTGTAAAGTTCATCACATATCCAAATAAACTTGGTTTAATGGAATTAATCTCGGTTGTATTTTTATCTGAAATATATAGGGGAAGTTTTTGCTGTTGTAAAAGAATTTCTTCCTGAACATTTTTTAAATCATGGACTACAAAGATTCCGTTTTTATCCTCAGATACAAGCTTTCGTGTGGCTTTACATTTCTCAAGATATATTACGGCCAGTCTTTTAGCTTTTTCTATGTTAGGTTTTTCCTGGTTTTTAAGTTTTTTAATTATCGGAGTTTGAAAATAGAGCATTCCCCATGAAATCTGATAGGAAAAGTAAAAAAGATTAATGATCAGTAAAAGCTTTAATAAGGCATTATTTCTGCTCTTTTTCTTGAAGCATTTAAGTATAAAGTATAAAGAGAAAACTCCTAGTAAGATGTATAAGACGTCGCCAAATGAAAAAGGAATCCACGAAAAGATAACCTGATGAAATCCTTTTTGAAATTCAAAAAACTTTTCAAAAAAAGAAATGATGGTTTTCGATTTTGAAAAAAGGAAAAACAAAAGAAATTGGGCAAGTAATATACCTGCCCAAAATCTTTTTTTCTTATATATATGCATATTATTAGTGTCCACTTCCTTTTGAAATTTTATCCAGATTAATTCCCTGAGATTTCAGAATTCCACTTACACGAATTGCATAGAATGCCAGATAAGCGAAGCAGATTACGCCTACGATATAACTGAAATGAATGTTCGTTAAATCGGCGATATACCCTTGAATGATACTTACAATACCTCCACCCATGATCATCATAATAAGGAATCCAGAACCTTGGTTGGTATGTTTTCCAAGCCCGTTGATCGCAAGGGCAAAAATACATGGCCATAAGGTAGAACAGAACAAACCGACACTTGTGAATGCGTATACAGAAACCATTCCTGTGGTAAGCATCCCTGTTAATAAAGCTACGATTCCTGCGCTGGAAAATATAAGAAGCATTCTTGCCGGATTTCCCTTACTCATAATATCACAGATAATCATAGCGATGATGATTACAGCATAAACATAGAAATGGGATAAATCGTGTTTTGCAATAGCATTAACCAATAAAAACACCCCAAAAGCAAGGTAAGGAGCTAAAAATCGTAAGATCTTTTTAAAGCCGGAACTCAGGTCAAATGCTTCAACAGCTCCGGTCCAACGTCCGATCATTAAAGAAGCCCAATATAAAGAGATGTAGGGAGCAACATCCTTTGTAGCGAATCCTAAGTTTTTTTCCATATAAGCCGGTAGATTACTTGCTGTAGAAACCTCCACACCCACATATACGAAAATAGCAATCATTCCTAATACAAGTTGTGGATATTGGAAGGCTGATTTTCTGTGCTCTCCAGGAGTTGCATCATCAGTATTTTCAAGATTAGTTGGCGTTACTGCTGGAAGAGAGGAGAATTTAAGCATTATAGCAACCAGAACAAAGGCAACACCTAATATCAAATAAGGTATTTTTACACTTTCTATGCTTGCTTCCGTATTCGCTGCGGCAGCAGAACCAAAAATAGCAAAAGAAACAATTAAAGGACCGATGGTTGTTCCCAGATTGTTAATACCTCCAGCCATTGTTAATCTCTGTGATCCTGTTTCTGTGGGACCAACCTCAATTGCCAAAGGATTTGCTACAATCTGCTGCAAAGAAAATCCAAGTCCTACAATGAACAAACCTGAAATCATTAATGGGAACGATCCCATATTCGCAGCGGGATAAAATAATAATGTTCCTGCTGCAGAAATAAGAAGCCCTACTATAAGACCATTTTTATATCCGATCTTGTTGACAAGATCTTGTTTTAAGCCTTTAGAGATCGCCATATAAATTAAAGAACCGACCGTATAAGCAACGTAGAAACAAATCTGTACGAGCATACTTTCGGTTTGAGTTAAGTTAAAAGCTTTTTGGAATACTGGGATCAGAATGTCATTACTAGCTGCAACAAATCCCCAGAAAAAAAATACAGTGACTAATGGGATGAATTGTCCCCAATTAGTTTGTTTAGAATAATTCGACATGTTTGTTAAAGATTTCTTAATAACAAATATAATTATTTCTTTTAAATAGAACGTTCTAGCAAGGTTTTTTTTATTTCGTTAA is a window from the Chryseobacterium sp. T16E-39 genome containing:
- a CDS encoding MFS transporter; this encodes MSNYSKQTNWGQFIPLVTVFFFWGFVAASNDILIPVFQKAFNLTQTESMLVQICFYVAYTVGSLIYMAISKGLKQDLVNKIGYKNGLIVGLLISAAGTLLFYPAANMGSFPLMISGLFIVGLGFSLQQIVANPLAIEVGPTETGSQRLTMAGGINNLGTTIGPLIVSFAIFGSAAAANTEASIESVKIPYLILGVAFVLVAIMLKFSSLPAVTPTNLENTDDATPGEHRKSAFQYPQLVLGMIAIFVYVGVEVSTASNLPAYMEKNLGFATKDVAPYISLYWASLMIGRWTGAVEAFDLSSGFKKILRFLAPYLAFGVFLLVNAIAKHDLSHFYVYAVIIIAMIICDIMSKGNPARMLLIFSSAGIVALLTGMLTTGMVSVYAFTSVGLFCSTLWPCIFALAINGLGKHTNQGSGFLIMMIMGGGIVSIIQGYIADLTNIHFSYIVGVICFAYLAFYAIRVSGILKSQGINLDKISKGSGH
- a CDS encoding DUF3810 domain-containing protein, translated to MHIYKKKRFWAGILLAQFLLFFLFSKSKTIISFFEKFFEFQKGFHQVIFSWIPFSFGDVLYILLGVFSLYFILKCFKKKSRNNALLKLLLIINLFYFSYQISWGMLYFQTPIIKKLKNQEKPNIEKAKRLAVIYLEKCKATRKLVSEDKNGIFVVHDLKNVQEEILLQQQKLPLYISDKNTTEINSIKPSLFGYVMNFTGILGYYNPFTAEAQYNSKLPSSFTPFTLAHESSHQLGFAREQEANFVGYLVGIHSENLDLRYSTEYFTLKSLLRFIVEEDPAFVKSVIRNYSIGMKKDRLYEKSFMLRHQGWLDDFFGFTNNLFLQSNQQDGSITYSYFIDLLLNYEQ